A genomic stretch from Shewanella woodyi ATCC 51908 includes:
- the yghU gene encoding glutathione-dependent disulfide-bond oxidoreductase → MTNQYIPAKVWTMDNENGGEWASINRPDSGPRHEKVLAKGTQPLQLHSLATPNGQKVTIMLEELLAKGVTEAEYDAYLISIGDGDQFSSGFVDINPNSKIPALLDTSVDSPIRVFESGNILLYLAEKFGHFLPTDLVAKTEVMNWLFWLQGSAPYLGGGFGHFYAYAPEKFEYPINRFTMEAKRQLDVLDKQLANNEFIGGSEYSIADIAIWPWYGSLVLGNLYNAAEFLDVSSYPHLVRWAKQVSERDAVKRGRIVNRSWGEEWEQLAERHSAADIDAVLAKQP, encoded by the coding sequence ATGACAAACCAATACATACCGGCAAAAGTTTGGACCATGGATAATGAAAATGGTGGCGAGTGGGCCAGCATCAATCGTCCCGACTCAGGCCCAAGACATGAGAAGGTATTAGCTAAAGGCACTCAGCCACTTCAGCTACATTCACTGGCCACGCCTAACGGCCAAAAGGTAACCATTATGCTGGAGGAGTTATTAGCCAAAGGCGTAACAGAGGCAGAATACGATGCCTACTTGATCAGCATTGGTGATGGCGATCAATTCTCTTCCGGCTTTGTGGATATCAATCCAAACTCAAAAATACCAGCGCTACTTGATACCTCAGTTGATTCACCTATTCGCGTATTTGAATCAGGTAACATCCTCCTTTATTTGGCAGAAAAATTTGGCCACTTTTTACCTACGGATTTAGTCGCTAAAACTGAAGTGATGAACTGGTTATTTTGGCTGCAAGGCTCTGCGCCATATCTCGGCGGTGGTTTTGGCCATTTCTATGCCTATGCCCCAGAAAAGTTCGAATACCCAATAAACCGCTTTACCATGGAAGCTAAACGTCAACTTGATGTGCTGGATAAACAGCTAGCTAACAATGAGTTTATTGGTGGCAGTGAATATAGTATTGCCGACATCGCCATCTGGCCTTGGTATGGCAGTCTAGTACTCGGTAACTTATATAACGCCGCTGAGTTTTTAGATGTATCAAGCTACCCTCACTTAGTGCGCTGGGCTAAACAAGTGAGCGAACGCGATGCAGTTAAACGTGGCCGCATTGTGAACCGTTCATGGGGTGAAGAGTGGGAGCAACTAGCAGAGCGACATAGCGCAGCTGATATTGATGCTGTGCTCGCAAAGCAGCCTTAA
- a CDS encoding PKD domain-containing protein, translating to MKYSYRSLYGVIALLLFSSQSLAEDNEVKVLDVRFLVAAADKQGTDAQADGETLREGIEKLNLYYQPMGVQFNHKDTVYITNEDVPGFHDPEDGWDTDDEELVRPFFDLNSYNILVTELKRLNGHAWWPYEATDAVEVDPEDLIYSTTAHEIGHNLSIRHTYSSNSDGPISLLAGPMGWKYGDHIIDTPPDPDEDDYIENCVYNGDLVDDEGVLYAPDAKNIMSGGRNRCRTHFSPQQQTRMLSLISTDKYHLYDKYGEGRTVPTCDNSTQVIEYPHHEGFNVNEVVAATPWVQDVANNRYNWRFDSDTSSSRTGADEPVEGHSFIHVDTSRMDDFISEGDHVAMLSPCFDFTTKNSPTMAFYFSMYGEDMGTLSIEATLDNGQSWLPVWQMIGQKHTDGEWEQVNVDLDEYAGKKVQFRLDYQVQGEKGDASFDSIQLDAISQDKVHAVLSSDSVAEDGMSFTFTLQREGSVAGETSIQVATQDLTAMAGIHYEAIDTHVVFAADETTKTLTINILDNDNLEGDTQFNIILSGANAPVDNPPLLITIIEDEEENIAPVASFDFNVKNSKVSFTSTASDEDGEIVSYLWDLGDGSSADTETLTHRYAQSGDYLVSLTVTDDDGLSHTSSQTVSVSKKSKPTAVIKHINLWFIDVFVSLSYDDDGYITQHRWKFNDGSKASGPVAVKFGNRASKVKLIVKDNDNLKGRAKLKFR from the coding sequence GTGAAATATTCATATCGCAGCTTATATGGAGTGATAGCCTTATTGTTATTTTCCTCTCAATCTCTAGCAGAGGACAATGAGGTTAAGGTACTAGATGTTCGCTTTCTAGTTGCCGCAGCAGATAAACAGGGAACAGACGCGCAGGCCGATGGGGAGACACTAAGAGAGGGGATCGAAAAGTTAAACTTGTACTACCAACCAATGGGCGTGCAGTTTAATCATAAAGATACGGTTTATATTACCAACGAAGATGTGCCGGGTTTCCATGATCCAGAAGATGGGTGGGACACAGATGATGAGGAGCTAGTCAGACCCTTCTTTGACCTCAATAGCTACAACATACTCGTGACCGAGCTCAAACGTCTTAATGGTCACGCCTGGTGGCCCTATGAAGCAACGGATGCTGTAGAGGTCGATCCAGAAGATCTTATCTACTCCACTACGGCCCATGAGATAGGCCATAACCTCAGCATCAGACACACATACTCAAGTAACAGTGATGGCCCAATCTCACTGCTAGCAGGCCCCATGGGCTGGAAATATGGCGACCATATTATCGATACACCACCGGATCCCGATGAAGATGATTACATAGAGAACTGTGTATACAACGGTGACCTTGTTGATGATGAGGGAGTGCTTTATGCTCCAGATGCTAAAAACATCATGAGCGGAGGGAGAAACCGCTGCCGTACACACTTCTCCCCGCAGCAGCAGACTCGTATGCTTAGTCTTATCTCTACCGACAAGTACCACCTTTATGACAAATATGGCGAAGGTCGAACCGTGCCAACCTGTGATAACTCAACCCAAGTGATTGAGTACCCTCACCATGAAGGCTTTAACGTTAACGAGGTGGTAGCTGCAACCCCTTGGGTTCAGGATGTCGCCAATAATAGATATAACTGGCGCTTTGACAGTGACACCTCTTCATCTCGCACTGGCGCCGATGAGCCCGTAGAGGGACACAGCTTTATCCATGTCGACACAAGTAGGATGGATGATTTTATTAGCGAGGGCGATCATGTTGCCATGCTCAGCCCCTGCTTTGATTTCACCACTAAGAACTCACCAACAATGGCGTTTTACTTCTCTATGTACGGTGAGGATATGGGCACCCTCTCCATTGAAGCCACATTAGATAATGGCCAGAGCTGGCTTCCTGTTTGGCAGATGATAGGTCAAAAGCACACAGATGGAGAGTGGGAGCAGGTTAATGTGGATCTCGATGAGTACGCTGGAAAGAAGGTTCAGTTTAGACTCGATTACCAAGTTCAGGGAGAAAAAGGTGATGCCTCTTTCGATAGCATACAGCTAGATGCCATATCTCAGGACAAGGTACATGCAGTATTAAGCAGCGATAGCGTTGCCGAAGATGGCATGAGTTTCACCTTTACCCTACAAAGAGAGGGCAGCGTTGCTGGTGAAACCTCGATTCAAGTCGCTACCCAAGATCTGACAGCCATGGCTGGCATCCATTATGAGGCCATCGACACTCATGTTGTTTTTGCTGCTGACGAAACCACTAAAACACTAACCATTAATATCTTAGATAACGATAATCTGGAAGGTGATACTCAGTTCAACATTATTCTCTCGGGCGCTAATGCCCCTGTCGATAATCCACCTCTACTGATCACTATCATCGAAGATGAAGAGGAGAATATCGCCCCTGTCGCTAGCTTTGACTTTAATGTCAAAAACAGTAAGGTCAGCTTTACTAGCACCGCTAGTGATGAGGATGGCGAGATAGTCAGTTATCTGTGGGACCTTGGTGATGGAAGCAGTGCAGATACCGAAACCTTGACCCATCGCTATGCTCAAAGCGGCGATTATCTGGTGAGCCTCACCGTGACCGACGATGACGGCCTGTCTCACACCAGCTCTCAAACAGTCTCAGTATCTAAAAAGAGTAAACCTACCGCTGTGATTAAGCATATAAACCTATGGTTTATCGATGTTTTTGTATCGCTTAGCTATGATGACGATGGCTATATCACCCAGCACAGATGGAAATTTAATGATGGCAGCAAAGCCTCTGGCCCAGTTGCAGTTAAATTTGGTAATCGCGCCTCTAAGGTAAAACTTATCGTCAAAGACAATGACAACCTTAAAGGCAGAGCAAAACTCAAATTTAGATAA
- a CDS encoding cupin domain-containing protein: METADSFIEHLKLEQHVEGGYFRSSYRSDEQFDDTRPLWTSIYFLLRTGEVSNFHRLTADEMWYFHAGQSLTIYMIDEAGELTTAQLGLNFAAGERPQFLVPKGCIFGSAMNNPGFSLVGCMVSPGFTFDDFELFSQEWLLTQYPQHKEVITRLSR; encoded by the coding sequence TTGGAAACTGCGGACTCATTTATTGAGCATTTGAAATTAGAGCAGCATGTCGAAGGGGGTTATTTCCGTTCTTCATATCGCTCTGATGAGCAGTTTGATGATACTCGGCCTCTTTGGACAAGTATCTACTTTCTGTTGCGCACTGGGGAGGTATCTAACTTTCACCGCTTAACAGCCGATGAGATGTGGTATTTCCATGCAGGTCAATCGCTTACGATTTACATGATTGATGAGGCTGGGGAGCTAACAACCGCTCAACTTGGATTAAATTTTGCTGCTGGTGAACGGCCACAATTTTTGGTGCCCAAAGGGTGTATTTTTGGTTCGGCCATGAATAACCCTGGTTTCTCACTAGTAGGTTGCATGGTGTCACCAGGCTTTACGTTCGATGATTTTGAGCTGTTTAGCCAAGAGTGGCTACTGACTCAATATCCTCAGCATAAAGAGGTTATCACCCGCCTTAGTCGTTAG
- a CDS encoding TonB-dependent receptor, which yields MTSFHSGRGVKPLTLAISLALAASNVYAEESAVNESKVIESIAVVGQTTNTEITPDELEKYQANDLADIFRFVPSVSVGGSLGVAQKVYIRGLEDTLFNVTVDGAPQTGTLFHHIGRVAIDPELLKEVEVQAGAGEATSGAGAIGGAIRFKTKGVDDLLSSDEQFGGTIKAGYFSNDGYKTSGTFYGRLSDSWGVLGSYIYIDRDNMEDGDGNELYGTSAEQSLGYVKVNGELTDKQTLSLSYEKRNEEGEFGARPNWPTLEGDTLFPMEGERETFVLNHLFSANDLINLETSLFHTQSSVEQNRFDRWGLYGAEMKTYGFDICNISLLGDHTLTYGIEYRKDKVSSEYLADASVWQKWAWDPNIGKFQEEGEVKGMYLQDHWQINNELLLSFGVRYDQYDVEQVTYDNQTDSDGVSPNIGLNYDFHPNWRLTLGYAQAMRGKEVGDAFTLAQAPDWISIDPDLDAEKVDNTEIGLNYHDEHWQVTASVYQSDIDDVIYDQLGRDVYFENIGQLETKGFELKAVYWYEDWRVQASYSNNDAELNGNTVEGYEHIGLANARGDTLGLNVNYALSDNLEMGWNFSYVSDLNDIEVLQRGVEIGWIEQTQTIDKPGYQVHDIYVQWVPLSSESLTVNLAVQNLFNEQYRDHSSVGDYNKIKGWEGVAGLYEAGRDIRVSMTYQF from the coding sequence ATGACATCGTTTCACTCGGGGAGAGGAGTAAAGCCTCTCACATTAGCTATCTCGCTGGCACTGGCGGCGAGTAATGTGTACGCAGAAGAGTCAGCAGTTAACGAGAGCAAGGTGATTGAGTCGATTGCTGTTGTCGGCCAGACGACCAACACTGAGATCACCCCCGATGAGCTTGAGAAGTATCAAGCCAATGATCTTGCGGATATTTTTAGATTTGTACCTTCAGTCTCTGTGGGAGGCTCTTTAGGGGTCGCACAGAAGGTCTATATTCGTGGTCTAGAAGACACCTTATTCAATGTTACCGTCGACGGCGCGCCGCAAACTGGCACACTATTTCACCATATTGGTCGCGTGGCTATCGATCCTGAGCTGTTAAAAGAGGTCGAAGTGCAGGCGGGTGCTGGGGAGGCAACCAGTGGCGCAGGTGCTATTGGTGGAGCGATCCGCTTTAAAACCAAAGGAGTCGATGACCTGCTTAGTTCTGATGAGCAGTTTGGTGGAACGATTAAAGCGGGTTACTTCAGTAATGACGGTTATAAAACCAGTGGTACCTTTTATGGAAGGCTTTCGGATAGCTGGGGAGTATTAGGATCTTACATTTATATTGACCGTGACAATATGGAAGATGGTGATGGCAACGAACTCTACGGCACCTCGGCTGAGCAGAGTTTAGGCTACGTTAAGGTTAATGGTGAATTGACCGATAAGCAGACTTTGAGTCTCAGTTATGAGAAGCGTAATGAGGAGGGGGAGTTTGGAGCAAGACCTAACTGGCCAACCTTAGAGGGAGACACGTTATTTCCTATGGAGGGTGAGCGTGAGACCTTTGTGTTAAATCATCTTTTTTCTGCTAATGACTTAATTAATCTTGAAACAAGCTTGTTCCATACTCAATCCTCGGTGGAGCAGAATCGCTTCGATCGTTGGGGGCTCTATGGTGCAGAGATGAAAACCTATGGCTTTGATATTTGTAATATCAGCCTATTGGGTGATCACACCCTGACCTATGGTATTGAGTATCGTAAAGACAAGGTCAGCAGTGAGTATCTTGCCGATGCCAGCGTATGGCAGAAGTGGGCTTGGGATCCTAATATCGGTAAGTTCCAAGAGGAGGGGGAAGTTAAAGGTATGTATCTGCAGGATCACTGGCAGATCAATAATGAACTCTTACTCAGCTTTGGTGTGCGCTACGATCAATATGATGTTGAGCAGGTAACTTATGATAATCAGACCGACAGCGATGGTGTTAGCCCGAATATAGGCCTGAATTATGACTTCCATCCGAACTGGAGGTTGACCTTAGGGTATGCTCAAGCGATGCGGGGCAAAGAGGTCGGTGATGCCTTTACCTTAGCGCAAGCGCCAGATTGGATATCAATCGATCCTGATCTCGATGCTGAAAAGGTGGATAACACCGAAATTGGTTTGAACTACCATGACGAGCATTGGCAGGTGACCGCTTCAGTGTATCAATCTGATATCGATGATGTTATCTATGATCAACTAGGCCGTGACGTCTATTTTGAGAATATTGGTCAGTTAGAAACCAAAGGTTTCGAGCTAAAAGCTGTTTACTGGTATGAGGATTGGCGTGTACAAGCCAGCTACAGTAATAATGATGCTGAGCTAAACGGAAATACTGTCGAGGGCTATGAGCATATTGGTTTGGCTAATGCTCGTGGTGATACCTTAGGTTTAAATGTTAACTATGCGCTTTCTGATAATCTTGAGATGGGATGGAACTTTAGTTACGTCAGTGATCTCAATGATATCGAGGTTCTTCAACGTGGCGTAGAGATAGGTTGGATAGAGCAGACTCAAACTATCGATAAGCCAGGTTATCAGGTCCATGATATCTATGTTCAATGGGTTCCGCTAAGTAGTGAAAGCTTGACGGTAAACCTCGCGGTACAAAACCTGTTTAATGAGCAGTATCGTGATCATTCAAGTGTTGGTGATTATAACAAAATCAAGGGTTGGGAAGGGGTTGCAGGCCTCTATGAGGCTGGTCGAGATATCCGTGTCTCAATGACTTACCAGTTCTAA
- a CDS encoding sensor histidine kinase, whose translation MSRKLFWKLCLIIATGVVALFYVIGLLTSRTEEGMSLLAVEDRQTLTAWGKEAQALYLAGDEKKLALWLANLQREENTWAAVASYDVKHLAGGDLGDKFSQGYNLGRNVEWKVHLYFAANPTMEVPFTDQQVSFLIRLPERMRPGVYWRHTELTFQIILPTILLALLSFILYRHIMKPLLQLQLATRRFSKGKFDVRAKALMGERNDEFSDLAGAFDQMAVRIGEQIISQRQLIADLSHELRTPLTRLDIALGAVKERGEDENIERIDRESSHIRKLVEDTLTLAWLENEQPELQQESLELIDLLDVLIDDAKFEFPDREMVTQLPDSALVENSSHRAAGQALENILRNALRYTPSGKVVHVILTDLGDVFQIDILDQGPGVPDQFLSAIFKPFFRLDSSRGAEGSSFGLGLALAQRQLAAIRSSVTAQNRGEGEGSGLCMTIKIPKV comes from the coding sequence ATGAGCCGTAAACTGTTTTGGAAGCTTTGCTTGATTATTGCTACTGGAGTCGTTGCACTCTTCTATGTGATTGGTTTGTTGACCTCCCGCACTGAGGAGGGGATGAGCTTGTTGGCTGTTGAGGACAGACAAACCTTGACCGCATGGGGAAAAGAGGCACAAGCCCTCTACTTAGCTGGTGACGAGAAAAAGCTGGCCTTGTGGTTAGCTAATTTGCAACGAGAGGAGAATACTTGGGCTGCGGTTGCAAGCTATGATGTAAAACACTTAGCTGGTGGCGATCTAGGAGATAAATTCAGTCAGGGCTACAATTTAGGCCGTAATGTGGAGTGGAAAGTACATCTCTACTTTGCTGCTAACCCTACTATGGAAGTGCCTTTTACCGATCAACAGGTGAGCTTCTTAATTCGGCTGCCAGAGAGAATGAGACCGGGCGTTTACTGGCGTCATACAGAGCTTACCTTTCAAATTATCTTACCTACTATTCTATTAGCTCTGCTCTCTTTTATTCTTTACCGACACATTATGAAACCCTTGCTGCAACTACAGTTGGCCACTCGTCGCTTCAGCAAGGGAAAGTTTGATGTGCGGGCGAAAGCCTTAATGGGGGAGCGAAATGATGAGTTCTCCGACTTAGCCGGAGCTTTCGATCAGATGGCTGTCCGAATTGGTGAGCAGATAATTAGCCAACGTCAGCTAATTGCCGATCTCTCCCATGAGCTTCGTACCCCATTAACGCGATTAGATATCGCGTTAGGAGCGGTAAAAGAGAGGGGAGAGGATGAAAATATTGAACGGATCGACAGAGAGTCTAGTCATATTCGCAAGCTAGTGGAAGATACCTTAACCCTTGCCTGGCTTGAGAATGAGCAGCCGGAGTTACAACAGGAGTCTCTAGAGCTGATCGACCTTTTGGACGTCCTGATTGATGATGCCAAGTTTGAATTTCCCGATAGGGAGATGGTCACTCAGCTTCCCGACAGTGCCTTGGTTGAAAACTCAAGCCACAGAGCTGCTGGGCAGGCTCTGGAAAACATTTTACGTAATGCTTTACGTTACACACCCAGTGGTAAAGTAGTACACGTTATCTTGACTGATCTGGGTGATGTTTTTCAAATCGATATTCTCGACCAAGGACCAGGTGTGCCAGATCAATTTTTAAGTGCCATTTTCAAACCTTTCTTTCGTTTAGACAGTTCTCGTGGAGCAGAGGGAAGCAGTTTCGGTTTAGGTTTAGCCTTAGCTCAGAGGCAGTTAGCCGCAATTCGCTCAAGTGTTACTGCTCAAAACAGGGGAGAAGGAGAAGGCTCTGGCCTATGTATGACCATTAAAATCCCCAAAGTTTAA
- a CDS encoding response regulator transcription factor — protein sequence MDPIKILVIEDDKLLNAQLAELLRAKGYLVNQSFDGEDGLLQASSKLYQLILLDVMLPGRDGFSLLKMLRKSCQTPVIMVTAKGAEEERIQGFSQGADDYVAKPFSSTELLLRIEALLRRSHTLKNELISHELILDSLQINYREQTVMVCEQVLEFTPIQFKLLWELLLHRGEVLSKAYLYQKVLNRNIGAYDRSLDMHLSRVRRKLNDADWQGERLQTCHGKGYCLV from the coding sequence ATGGACCCGATTAAAATTTTGGTGATTGAGGATGACAAGCTTCTCAATGCCCAATTAGCTGAACTACTGCGAGCCAAAGGCTATCTTGTTAATCAAAGTTTTGACGGTGAGGATGGGTTACTGCAAGCATCATCTAAGCTGTACCAGCTTATCCTACTCGATGTGATGTTACCGGGCCGTGATGGTTTCTCACTGCTTAAAATGTTGCGTAAGTCTTGCCAAACTCCAGTGATCATGGTGACAGCTAAAGGCGCCGAAGAGGAAAGAATTCAAGGGTTTAGTCAAGGTGCTGATGACTACGTGGCAAAACCTTTCAGTAGTACTGAGTTGCTATTACGTATCGAAGCATTATTGCGTCGTAGCCATACTTTAAAGAACGAATTGATATCCCATGAGCTGATACTGGATAGTTTACAGATCAACTACCGTGAGCAGACAGTCATGGTCTGTGAGCAGGTGCTAGAATTTACCCCGATCCAATTTAAGTTACTGTGGGAGCTGCTGCTACACAGAGGTGAAGTGCTCAGTAAAGCCTACCTTTACCAGAAGGTGTTGAATCGAAATATTGGAGCTTATGACAGAAGCTTAGATATGCACTTGAGTCGAGTGAGACGTAAGCTTAATGATGCCGACTGGCAGGGAGAGCGACTGCAAACATGCCACGGTAAAGGGTATTGCTTGGTATGA